cgtggaggcacgggcgtcggactcgggactgacggaggcgatggGCGTCGAcggtgtctagggcctcgctgcgggcgaggaggtgacgggcgtcgggcggcgtctagggctgtcagaaggccgaggcgggaacggcgtctagggccacggcgtggaggcgggaatcttcccgcgcgtgaggttttggcggttttctcaaaaccagccacctacccgggtttcgcggaccctctaAAACCGcagactggatcttcatcaagacgacggcatcgtggagaagacttcgttccgaagaaagaacctcggccgtcggatgagatcgtgtacagggggtgctgcaggccaaccggtctgaccggtccctagcaccggtctgaccggtctgaccggtcccgcgggtatagataccccttcacttgtgttaggttaattgcggcttttgtaatctgttcgtggactcttctgttctccaggccgccgcccctgtgtctccctccctctgttcttctctttagagtagatttgttatggatttgtgagactttgtattggatttgattgggaaaggaggccccatcctccttgtgccctctgggcttttgaatcaatccaatcccgtccttcttgtgctcttttgtgatggattttcgttttGATTTTGATGCACATGATCGAGACGGTTCTTtgagctctttgtagtgattcccATGTTTCTAGCCTCAtgctaaaccctctggaatcaccagtgcttcagaattgaagttcttgagcTTTCGAGAAAACCCCAACCATTCTTGATCTCCCCTCGAATTCTCTAGtttctttgatctttaggacgagatctcttgCGGATTTGTTCACAGAgtaggggcgaagctatccccccaagtttcatcgattttcgtgttcgtttggttgagattcatcgtttgaaCCCAAGTTTtcggggggttttctgggtgacaccggtcagaccggtagtcaagaccggtcagaccggtctgctagtttttgaacagccgcgaccggtcagaccggtccaggcagttcAGTTCTGCAGCTTttccgattcgcttccgatttgcttcgtggtttcgctcgctcgttcgaggcattttgtgttggtttagcttttccatagctattccaaaatctggtcagaacgcttgagggcttgggtgatttttggGATATATGCCGACGGTTCGAAttttgaagaaattttgatcggctcccattcaccccctctggtcgccggcttcggtccctcaaatGGAGGAACGTTGCATCTGTGTGAGCCGGCGGCAGTTGGTAGGACGATGAGCAGGAGACGAGTTACAGGGGCAAGGCAGCACGATCCCTCCTGAAGCCACGGGAGAGGAGGTGAGCGAACTCAAGGTCGTACGGCCAGAGCAGGAGACATGAACGATCTAACGGTTGAGAATTGTAGGCGACGTGGCCCAATAAAATCCCAGAGCTTGGCTCAGGTTTTGTTAGGGAGAGATTTCGTTTTAGCGCTAGAGCAAGGCTCTGTAAATAACTTCAAGAGCAACTCGGAAAAAATGATTCCTTGGTTCAGTTTTTTATGCGTCCTTGCTGTaaaataaactttgtttagagcatctccaagagctcctAATATTTTCTCCCCAAATTTTGTTGTTTGCCAACTCCCAAATAGGTATGAGAAGACAAAAAAGAGTCCATCTCCaataattttctatttttattccAAAAAATAAGAAGTTGTGGCCCCCACAACAATAATTCCACGAGAACTTCCATGGTTGGCGGACATGGCTGGTAGATAGAAGCTTCTTGCAAGTCAGACTGTCGGCGATTTAGGGGACGAGAGGGCTTCGAATTTGGGGCAACAGAAAGAGCACGATGAGGGGGTTCCGTTTTACCTCTTACATACACCTTTGATGCATAGTGGCTGCCGGAATTGGTGCGGAAAGAAGTGGCGGCGGTGAAGCACCCTGGTGACGACGAGGGGTTCTGTTTTACTGTTTTTTCACTTTATGATGGGGCTGTGAAGTGGCAGAGGATTAATCGTCATCGGATCATCTCTACTAGCCACCATGCCCGTGCTTCGCTGTGGCCGGTCGCCAGCCACTGGACCATGACAATGCAAACACGTCACACGGCAATAATAACAttaaaatgttttttttgaTGACCAAAATTCCTAAATTTCACGAAAGATCCTTCAAAGAAACTAAAAGTGGACAACTAATAATTTACATTAGACCGAGAGAATCAAACCCCACAGTGCTTCGATGCAATATCAATAAACTGATGTGCAAGAAAGATGTGAGCAACCAAAGACAGGAGCCATAATGGGCTGAAAACATCGATACAGTGATAGCTGGACAGACTTGGTCCTAATGTGAAACAAGTTTCCAGGGCTAAATGAACTGAATCTGACAATGGTTTAGCTATTTCATTTTTTTGTGAGCGAAAACCAGATTGTCTGATTATTGAAGTAGCAAGCATCTTGCTACTTAAAGATgtagttaaatttaaattttaaatgatTTCATCTCCATTTACTTAAAGCCTTGATATTCTATCATATTAGATGCATGCCTATCTTATCCAATGATTCTACCAAATCTCTGGGATGCTTCGATGACATTTCCTTACCAATTTTGTTTTGCTTTAATTTTCTGCGCATGTCATTTCTAATTCCAGTCAGGGAGATACCTTTTGTGAGCTCAGTCAATGGTGAAGGAAAAAATAATTTTCTGATACTTTCTAATTCCTGACATTCCTCTCAAATTATGGGTATTGAAGTGCTCTAGCAAAAAATTGTTTGATTCTATGGGTATTGAAGTGACGTATTTCTTGCCAAAGATGTAGTACGGTTTGATGGTTAAATTGATTTGTTTTCATTTACTTAAAAGTATAGATAATTCTATATTATTAAACGCATGCCTACCTTTGCAAAGATATTACTATTTCTTGGCCATTTTCCTTATAATTTTTTGCTTTAGTTTCGCACAATTGCATGTCATTTATGATTCAACCACCAGAGAAAGATTCACCAGTTTATATTCCTTCAATGAatcaaataattttttataCTATTTACTCCAATCCCCAGCAGTCTTCCAAACTAAATACCATGAATGCCTGCTCTAACATTTCTACAAAATTTAATGTAAACCTATTCCAACTATGAATATGATTTGCCAGTGGGAAGACTTGGAGCTTTGTCCTCTTGTATTTGTATTTTATGTCACGCCCGAATCCGCATCTACGAAAAGGAagtataataataaaaaaatatagaaaagagaaaatttagtgtgtgtgtgtgtgtgtgtgtatatatatatatatatatatatatatatatatatatatatatatatatatatatatatatatatatggagagagagagggcttgTATACATAATGCCTACCCTAAATAATGGATTCATATATGTGCCACCAATCTGTAtgaataaataattaaaaaaatcaaaatgtaCTTGGCATTTGTATATAAGCGGTGCACAAGTATGCGATATGGAAAGTCAAAGGCGATGGTGCCCTTTTTTTTAGGCTACTGGTTCACCATATGTATATCCAGCACATATCTATACAATACGGCGTACATTGATAAGTGAGCCCGTAAGGGATAAGGCCGAGTGCAGACCTAGGTTCTAGGCCTCAATGCACTTTCCCCTTTCTCATATATCGGTCGTGTGACTGGTCATGAGTATTCCTTCCCCACAGTTTGTCTGCTTAGATCTTCCCCAAATGTTGGCTAATAAGTTGGTGGTAATCATGGGTGCTACGGGCACAGGTAAGACGAAGCTATCCATTGATGTTGCCAAAGTAATTGGTGGCGAGGTGATCAATGCGGACAAGATGCAAATTTATGCAGGTCTTGACATTGCCACCAATAAGGTGAGTATACATGATACATGTGGTGTCCCTCATCACCTTATTGGAGTTCTCCCTTCCACTACCCGTGAATTCCCTGTATCCTTCTTCCGATCTCTTGCAACTGCCACTGCAAACTCCATTGTAAGGCATAGTCACACGCCCGTTGTTGTAGGCGGATCCAACTCACTCATACATGGACTCCTTGTTGATTACTTTGATTCCTCGCTTTCTAATCCTTTTATCCTAGACAATTGTTGGCCATCCTTGCGATGTCAATGCTGCCTCCTTTGGATCCATGCTAATGAATTTGTTCTCAATGAATATCTCAATCACCGTGTTGATGACATGGTGGATTCTGGGCTGGTCAAGGAGGTCAAGGATTATTTTGATACATCTAgcaactatgttgagcaagcTGGCCTGGGAAAGGCCATTGGGGTCCCAGAGTTAGGAAAATACTTCATGGGGTGTAAGAGCTACTGTGATGCTATAGCTGAGATGAAGGACAACACACGGACTCTTGCAAAAACACAAAGTGCAAAGATCCGTCACATGGTTGATGCTTGGGGATATggatggattcggatcggatacggatgaaTTCGAATCCGGATATCaccttttaccacattttaattCGAATACGAATACGAATCCGAATCTTCTCGaatacgaatacaaaacggatGGTTCGAATTCGAATTCGCATTCGGATGTTTACTCAGAATCAACTCGAAATTATTTTCCTAAAATTTAATCTAGACGAATAAGATATTAGTGTCAACTTCATAGATAGCCAACTCGAATTAAAATCAAAGTACTACATAGATCAAAGTAAACTAAAATATGGGTTCTTCATACAGTACCATACCAAATCAAAGTGAAATCCATCCTCAATAACAATGGTACGACCATTAATGTTAAATTAGATAACAAAGTACATGACATTCAACTCAAGTGAACTAAAACTAAAGTGTTTTCTGGTAGCAGTCATCAGTAGGAGCTGGCAGCAGACAACAGTAGTAGTGCTCAGTAGCACAACTAgcacaaaaaggtcaagcacCTCTGATCGCCTAAAAAAATT
This portion of the Panicum virgatum strain AP13 chromosome 2N, P.virgatum_v5, whole genome shotgun sequence genome encodes:
- the LOC120662367 gene encoding adenylate isopentenyltransferase-like, giving the protein MLANKLVVIMGATGTGKTKLSIDVAKVIGGEVINADKMQIYAGLDIATNKVSIHDTCGVPHHLIGVLPSTTREFPVSFFRSLATATANSIVRHSHTPVVVGGSNSLIHGLLVDYFDSSLSNPFILDNCWPSLRCQCCLLWIHANEFVLNEYLNHRVDDMVDSGLVKEVKDYFDTSSNYVEQAGLGKAIGVPELGKYFMGCKSYCDAIAEMKDNTRTLAKTQSAKIRHMVDAWGWPICSLDATKTIQARINRSGHEVEDLAWQHDVSGPALNAISEFCRRLNDF